From the genome of Adlercreutzia equolifaciens DSM 19450:
GGCCAGATCGATCTCCTCGGCAGCGGTGAGCAGGGGCACCTTGCCGATTTCCTTCAGATACATGCGCACCGGATCGCCCGTGAGCATGGTCACGCCGGCATCGGCGTTGCGCTTGGCGCGATTGCGGGCGCGGGCCTTGGTACGGGGAGTGACCTTGGGGAGAGCAGCCGCTTCAACGGTGGCCTTCAGCTCCTCCTCGGGAATGCCGTCGAGCAGATCCTCTTCGGAGTCGATGCCGGCCTCGATCTTGTCCTCGGTCAGGCTGTCGGAAGCAGTGTCGTTCGTCGCGTTCGCGGGAGGTTCCGCGTTGTCCATGTCGTCGTCATCCAGGTCATCCATCTCCTCGACGTCCTCGGTCACGACGATCTCTTCGGTTTCGTTCTCAGGATTCTTCTTTGCAGCATCAGCCACGCGATAGTCCTTTCTCTGGCGTCTGCGCCTGATTTTGGGCATAGAAACACAATTCTGGCGCAGAGATACAGCAGAGAAGAATACTACAAAGAGAAGACCCCTTCAAGAGAAAACCGGCCGGAAGTTTAAGCGCAATGACAAACGCATTATCCATGGAACCGCCATGGAAGAAAGGCTCCATGCCGCTGCAGCAGTTGCCCCATTGCTTCGGCGAACCTCAAAGGAAAATCAGTCCCAATAGAAGAACGGCCTATATCGTCTCGGCCAACTTGTACCCGACGCGCCAGATAGTGACGAGGTAGCGTGGTTTGGAAGGGTCGTCCTCTATCTTCTCGCGGATCTTACGCACCATGACGGTGATGGAGTTGGGGTCGGCAGCCTCTTTGCTTCCCCAAAGCGCCTCGAGGATCTGATCGCGGGTGAACACGGCGCCCGGATCGGAGGCGAGCAGCTCTAAAAGCTCGATCTCCCGGGAGGACAGCGCCACGACTTCTCCGCGCATTCGAACCTCGTACTTCACGAAGCGTATCTCCAAATCCCCTACCGAGAACGCCTCGGGACGGCGGTCGCGTCCCTCATGCTGGCGCTCGCGATCGCGTTCTCGACGGCGCAAATGTGCGTTCAGCCGCAAAAGCAGCTCCTCGGGCTGGAAGGGCTTCACGAGGTAGTCGTCGGCGCCGGCCTTAAAGCCGATCGACTTGTCAACGATGTCGCCCTTGGCCGTGAGAAACATGATCGGCACCTTGCGGCCCTCACCTCGGACGATCTCGCAGATTTCGAAACCGTTAATGTCGGGCAGCATCACATCCAGAATAAGGAAGTCGGGGCGCTCGGCCCTCAGCATCTCCAGGCCGTCGGCCCCGTTGCCCGCACAGCAGAAGTCGTAGCCGCCGCGGCGTACAATCTGCTCGATGAGCACCTGCATAGACGCGTCGTCGTCGACGAGCATCACCTTAGTCATGATCTTCCTCCTCTACGGGCAATTCGACGGTGAACGTCGAGCCACACCCCGGCTCACTTGCCACAGTCACGGTGCCGCCCATCATGGCCACCAGATCCTTCACCAACGAGAGCCCCAGTCCGCTGCCGCCGTAGCGACGCACCGTGGACATGTTCTCCTGACGAAACCGCTCGAAGATAAGCTCCTGGGCCTCTTTCGGAATACCGATGCCGGTATCGGTCACGCGCATCACCACTTTGCGAGCGTCATCCTCGTCCGCCTCGCAGCAAACGCGCACAGCCACCTCGCCGCCGGCATCGGTGAACTTCACGGCATTGCTCGTCAGATTCGCAAGCACCCGACGCAGCTTTTCCCAATCCCCCATGATGAGGGGCACGTCGAAGTCGACCCGTGTGGTAAAGGCTACGCCCTTTTTGGCGGCCACCGGCGCCATAGCCGACTCTACCATACCCACGAGGTCGTTCAGATCAACCAGCTCCAGGTTCAACGTCTCGGAGCCCGCCTGAATGCGGGCGCACTCCAGCACGTTGTCCACCATCTCAAGCAAAATGGCGCCGTTTTTGCCAATCTCCTCCAACTGGCGGCGCGCCTCGGGCCGGCCGGGCCCGATGGACTCGCCCAGGAGCTCGGCGAAAGCCAAAATGGAAGTAAGTGGCGTGCGCAGCTCGTGGCTAACGATGGCAAGGAAATCGGACTTGTACTGGTTGTCTCGGGCGAGTTGGGCATTGATCTCCTCCACTCGACGACGTTGACGCTCCAGCTCGGCATTAGCGCGGGAGAGTTGCTCGGTGCGCTCGGCCACCTGCGACTCCAGACTTCCGTAAAGCTCCTCCAAGCGCTGGGCCATGGAATGGTACTGCTCGATGAGGTCGTCTATCTCGCGGGACGAGTACAGCACGCCTCGGTCGGTCGTGGCCAGGGAATCCCGCGCCGGCAGGCCACGTAGGCAACCAGGAGCGAGCGCGGATTCATTCGCATCGACGTCTGCTGGCCCAAAGACCCTCGGAGTGGTCGTTTCCCCCTCGGCCGCGCGCGCATCGGGCTCGGCTACGCGGGAGAAAGAAGCTCGAAGCTCCGTCAAGGGCTCGGTAATGAGCCGGCTGATGACAACGTAGATAAGAAGCGCCATGGCCGCCACCACGGCAAGAAAGAACATCATGTTGCCGATGATGGCGTCGCGCATGTTGGTCATGGCGCCATCTGCGGGCACCACCACCGACACCGCTCCGGCCACATCCCCCACGCTCCAGCCTTCTTTCGGGTAACCGGTCGCATCCAACTCGCCGGCAGGCTGACCATGGCACTCGGTACAGTCGTTGGAGACGTCCATGGCCCGCACATAGCGGAAAACCTGATCGCCGCCCTCGGTCTGATAACCCCATACCTCGTCGGTGTCCTTATCCGCCAGAAACGTCTCGATGGCGGCGGCCTCGTAGGCGTCCGGGGTATTGTAGATGTTGCGCGGGTTCAAGTTCGTGAAGCGGATGGAGTAATCCGTCTTCTCGGAGAACAGCGCCGCCACCGACTTGCCCGCAATGGCGCAATTCAGTCCCTTGTAGTCGTACTCCCCGTCGGAGGTATAGTTGATGACGTTCTGGTTCAGCGAGATGAAATCCCACATGGCATCCATCTCGGTAACGAGCACCCGCGACTTCTCCAGAAGATCGGTCTCGGCGCGGCGCGATTGATCGTCATAGGTGAACGCAAGGAACACCGCCGATATCAGCACGAGAACAACCGTGAGAAGCCCGATAAGCTTCGTCCGCAGCCCGATCTTCCTCTGTCGCCCAAAAATCGTCATGGCTCTATCGCGCCTGCTTCCAGGCAGCGCGCGGCCGGCTCGCGTTCTTCTCCATTCACCCTCCCTAACGCCCGATGCGGCTGGTAGGAGTTATACCCTACCAGCCGCCGTAAAGCTAGTGTCCCGTTCTTAAGCCGTCGGCGCTCAGGCCTCGTGGCCCACTTCCTGCGGGTTGCGCAGCACGCCACCTTTGGCCGCGTCGCGATGAGGCGCGAACACCACAGCGGGGCCCGTCTCATCGGTCAGCTCGCCCAGGGCGCTCACGCCCTCGGGATGGCGCTCCCGCAGTTCAGCGAGGGTGCCGAACTCGAGCGCGCGCACCGGGCAGGCCTTGGCGCAAGTGGGATCCGGCACGCCCTCCGGGTTCTCGTCCGAGCAGAGCACGCACTTGTGGGACAGGCCGTCGTCCAGCTGCACGGGATGCCCATAGGGGCAGCTTTTCTCGCAGGTCATGCAGCCGATGCACTTCTCCTTGTCGTTGTTGACGATGCCCGTTTCCGGATCCTTCTGCATGGCTCCGGTGGGGCAGTTGGCCACGCAGGCCGGGTTCTCGCAGTGGCCGCAGGTCATCGATACGTAGTAGGTGAACGCCGTGGCGGTAAAGGCACCGGCATCGTCGGCCTTCCACTCGCCGCCGCCGAACTCGTACACCTTGCGGAACTTTTGCGGCACCTCCAGGTTGTTGCGGTCGAAGCACGAGGTCATGCAGGCCTTGCAGCCGGTGCAGATGTCGGTGTTGACGAAAAATCCGTACTGTTCCATGATCTATCCCCCTCTTTAGGCCTTCTCGATCTTGCACAGGTTGGAATGGACGCCGTTGCCCTTGGAAATCGGCGTTGGGCGCGAGGACGTCAGCACCGAGATGCAGCCGCCCAAATCGAGCACGCTGGGGTCGCCGATGGTAGCGCCGTCGCGGGTCTCCGGGTCGTACCAGGCGCCCTGGGGCACGCTGACCACGCCGGGCATAATGCGGTTCGTCACCTTCGCGGTCATCTGGGAACGGCCGCGCTCGGTGGACACAATGACGGCGTCGTCCTGGTTGATGCCGAGCGCGGCGGCGTCGCCCTCGTTGATCCAGCACTGCTGCGGGGCCACCGAGCTCATCCACGGCACGTTGCCGTAGGAGGAGTGGGTGCGCGTCTTGGTGTGGTGGCCGATGAGCTGGAAGGGGTACTCCTCGCGCAGCGGATCGCCGAAGCCCTCGAAGTTCTCGTACCAAATGGGCAGCCCTGTGATTTGGTCGCGGCCGTCGTCGGGCACGTACCCGCCGCCGGTGAGGTCCCACTGGCGCGACAGGTTGTAAGCCTGCTTCGAGAACACCTCGTACTTGCCCGAGGGCGTGGCGAGCGGGCCCTCCGGCGCGGCGATGGCCGGCGTGTGGTCGTCAGTCTGCTTGATGAGGCCTGCGGCGCGGAACTCCTCGAAGGTGTCGGGCAAGTCGTCGCCGGCCGCCTTCCCCTCGTTGTAGCACCACTCGATCCAGTCGAGCTGGGTCTTGCCCTCGGTGAACTCGTCCTTGATGCCGAGCGCGTCGGCCAGAAGGGTGCAGATCTCGTAGATGGGTTTGGCCTCGAACAGAGGCTCGATGGCCTTCGACTCGCAGCAGATGAAGCCGGTCCAAGCGGTACCGCCAGTGGTGAGATCGTCCTCCTCGAAGGGCGTGGTGCCGGGCAGGATGATGTCGGAGGCCATAGCCGTCGGCGTCATCCACGGGTCCACGGTGACGATCATGCGCACGCCGGAGTCCTTTTCATCAGGCAGGTTGTAGATGCGGAGCGAGTCGTTGATGTCGGCGTGCTGGCCCATCATGACATTGGATCCGTAGTTCCAAATGAACTTGATGGGGGCCCTAAGCTTCAGGGTGCCGGGCTCCTCGGCGTAGCTGGTGACACCGGTCTCATCGATGGCGCGGATGCCCCAGGTGGCGTCGTTCATGACCGTGTAGTCTTCGATGGCCTGATACCAGTCGAAGAACGAAACGCACACCCCCACCGTGTTCTTCTCGGGGAAGCACGGGATAGCCGTGGGCGTGGCGAAGGGAACGCCGCCCACGCCCTCGCGGGCGCCGGTGCCGCCGCCGGAGATGCCCACGTTGCCGGTGATGGCGGCGATCATCGCGATGGCGCGGGAGTTGTTGCCACCGTTGGAGTGGCGCTGCGGACCCCAGCCCTGAATGGTGGCCGTGGGGCCGTCCATGTACAGGTCGGCCAGCTCGCGGATGGTATCGGCCGGAACACCGGTGATGCCGGCGGCCCACTCGGGGGTCTTCTCGCCGGTGCCCGCATAGGCGCCGGTGCCAGCGAGGTAGGCCTCGTAGGACATATCCTCATCGATGGTGAGCGCGCCAGACTTGTCGAGCCCCATGAAGGCGGTGCTTGTGGGCTCGGCCGCTTTCACATCGTCGGCGAAGCTGTCGGAGAAGAAGCCGACGAACTTGTCGCGGATGAGCTGCTCGTCCAGCTTGCCGGCGCTGAACAGGTACTGGATCATGCCGGCCACGAGCGCCATGTCGGTGCCGGGGCGGATAGGGATCCAGCGGTTGGCCACGCCCACGGCGGTGTCCGACAGGTGCGGATCCACCACTACGATGGTGGCCTCGGGGTTTTGCAGGCGCACCTGGGTGAGCAGGTACTGCATGGCCGAGCCAGACATACGGGTGTTGGCCGGGTTGTTACCGAACAGCACGATGTTCTTGGAGTTCACGAGATCGGTCACCTCGTTGTTCGACCAGGCGTCGCCGTTGAAGAGCGGCATCTCCCAGGTGATCTGACCGGTGGAGTAGTCGGCGTACTGGCGCAGGTAGCCGCCCCACAAGTTCATGAGACGCGCGAACATGGTCTGGTCGGGGTGCCACGACTTCGACACCGTACCGCCCAGCACGCCGGTGCCGTACTGGATGTAGAAGGCGTCGTTGCCGTACTCCTCCTTGATCTCCTTCATGGTGGTGGCGATGAGGTTGATGGCCTCGTCCCAGGTGATCTCCTCGTACTTGCCCTCGCCGCGCTTGGTGCCCTCGACGCGCTTCAGCGGCTTCTGGATGCGGTCGGGGCTGTAGATGCGCTGGCGGTTGGTGCGGCCGCGCACGCAGGAGCGCATCTGGTAGATCTTGCCGGGGCCGAACTCGTCGTCGCCGTCAGAATCAATGTCGATGCGCACGACCTGGCCGTCCTTCACATAGGCCTTCAACGGGCAGCGGCTGCCGCAGTTCACATGGCATGCAGACCAGCTGACGGTGTCGTAATCGAGCGGATCGCCGCCAGTGGCGGGCAGGCTGTCTGCGGCCGGCTCCTCCTGCTTGGCGGCCGGCGCGCAGCCGGTCAGCGCCACGCCGACTCCCGTCGCCCCGGCCAGGCCGAGGAACGACCGGCGGCTGATCTTGCCGAAGGTTTGCGCAGTCTTTCCCATAGACTCCCCTTTCCTCTTCTTGTTCGGGGCCCGAAGCGGAAGTCGGGCCCTCCCTCGGAAAGAAAGTCTACGCGCGCGAGCATGGAACCTCCATGGGTATTTGGTTCATTTTTCCTTAGGAATTTCTTATCGAATTATTGCATCCCAGGTGAAAGGACGATTTGACCATCGGCAGGCGGCGGAAAGATACAGGTTGAATTTTAAAAGGATCAATTCGTCGCCCACGATCCAAGTTCGATCCCGTAATGACACGAATCCAGATAGTAAATGCCACTTCGGCCCCGTTATGGCGCCCCCATCAGAGTGAAAATGCCACTTCAACCCAGTAATGGCAAGATCTGGTCGAGAGATCTTGCCATTACTGGGCCGAAGTGGCATTTACTGATCCGAGAGCGAGACCTCTCGTGCGAGACGGTAGATGAGAGGAGCGCTGCTTCTCACGATTTCGGTGAAATAGTCGAGGTCAGATGCGGTGAAGCCTTCGATTGAACGCCATTGGCACTGGGGAAGGAAACACGTTGCGGAACAGAAGCCGCCATCGATGGGTCGTTCGATGGAAACCTGCACGGTTTGATCTTCCAGTATGTTCGAGTGCGCTATCTGCGTGTCGTCGGCAAGCTTGATATAGTTGTACATCATGAGCAGGCCTCCGTGATCGGGAACTCACGTCTTGGACGTCATTGTAGCACGCACTTTGGGAGCGCCGCCCCATCATCCTACGAAGCATAATCCGATTCGAAACAAGAGCTCCTGTTCAACTCTATTTCGATTTCATCCATAAGATCCTGTCGAGAATGAGAGTCCATCTTCTGATAAATACGTCGAATGTAGGTACGCACCGTGCTTTCAGAGATGAAGAGCTCTTTCCCGATATAGGAAGCGGTTCTTCCCGAGGCAAACAGTTCCATGATACGTTCTTCCCGCGACGAAAGACCGTATCTGTTGGCGATGGCGTGGCAAGCAGCGGGCACGGAAAGCGAGGTGCCCTCCGAATCGGTCTCCTTCACTGCCCGATCGGACGCTGCGCTTGACGACCGGCGAAGGGCCATCATCCCCCGGAACAGCATTACGGTCACGTACAAAAGCCAAAGTGCGATAAGTGCAAACAGAAGATTGCTCAGCGACGAGGCGCCCAGAAAAGATGCCGCAGTTCCCAAAAGCCTGCCGATCAGAACCGAGCCCCGCAACAAACCAAAAGAGAGCGCGAAGGCAGCCAGAAAGATCGAGCCCGACTCGTATCCCTCGCGCGCGAAATAGACCCACACCAGCACCTGCACCACCGTGAAGCTCGCCCGAATGCATACCCCGATGTCCACAATGCCGTCTGGGGAAAGAAGAGACGCCGCAAGCATTATGCCCGCAAACACCGGAAGCACCACCAGAGTGGACGTTTCAACAGTCAGATCGATATCGAAAAAGGCGATGCCGAGCAGAATAACGAGTGCCACAACAGCGGCGATGTCTGCCATAACGTACAGTCCGCTCGAAGACGCGGCGCCTTCCACGAAAAGCTGCGTGGCGACTCCGCACAGCAACGCGAACACCATGGCAGGCACTACGATTGGGCGCATCAAAAACCAGACCGCTCGTAAGCGGTTATGGCTACTGTCCGCCTCGCCTGTCCGCTGGGCGGCTCCCTCCCCGATCGGCGGGACGCCAGCACCAGCCTCGGACTTCGAAAGGTCTCTTTCCTCCCGCGCGAACGATTCCCTCACGGAAAGTTCAGGGCAGCTTAGGCAGGTGAAGAAAAGCAGCAAGCTGCCGACCATCAAGGCTAGGGAATCCACTTGAGCCAAAGCATCGGGCGCAACCCAGGTTGCCGCAACGGCGATACCGTGAGACACGATAAACGCTCCGATAATGCAAACTTGCGTGGCGCGAGGGCGGAACCGAGAGAAAACGATCATAGCCGCACAGAGGAACAATGCTGTCGCGGCACCTGCGCACATTCCGCACGCGACCGCGCCAAATGGGGCCGCAAGCCCAACAGACTGCAGGCCAAATGCGCCCAGCTGGAATGCCATAGCCGCAAGAGCCATTTTCTTTTCCGACAGCAACACGCGCGTAGCAACAAGGCCAATGGCGCAGAAGCTCGCAATTTCCGCCACGCGGGATGCCCAATGGGACACATCGCCGCCATAAAACCAGTTCTCCCACAAGAGAAAGCACCCGCACCAGAACAGCGCCAGCCCCAAGCCGTGCAGAGCCAATGCCCACCCGAAGGTGAAGCCGGCATCGTTGTTCTTGGCTGTATTCCACAATTTCATAAGGTATTCATTACAGCATATGCGGCTCTTCAGGAACAGTCATCAGTTTCTGGGGACAGCACTCACCTCGTGTTTTGCCTAACATCGGAGCAGCGGATTTGGAAATCGGAATCTGCTAAGCCAACAATGTCGCACCCGAGCGACAGCCAAAAAGGAGGAGAATATGGGAACCGACAACAGCATTTCTCGCCGCAGCTTCATTGGGGCGGCCTCCGCCGCCGCAGCGGCGGCAACAATGGCCGCACTGGCCGGTTGTGCCCCCACGTCCAAAGAAGAGAGCCTCGCTTCCACCGACCCAACATCGTGGGACGAGGAAGCCGATCTGGTCATTATCGGCTGCGGAGGATGCGGTTCTTCGGCCGCCATCAGCGCAGCTGAAAACGGCGCCTCGGTCATCGTGTTGGAGGCAGCAACCACCATGGGCGGCTCAGCCGTGCTTTGCGCAGGCTCCTTCGTTGCTGCAGGCACCAAAATGCAGGCAGATGCGGGAATCACCGATGATCCCGACCTTTACCTGAGCGACGTGAAGGGCTTTCTCGGCGACGCGAC
Proteins encoded in this window:
- a CDS encoding c-type heme family protein, which gives rise to MTIFGRQRKIGLRTKLIGLLTVVLVLISAVFLAFTYDDQSRRAETDLLEKSRVLVTEMDAMWDFISLNQNVINYTSDGEYDYKGLNCAIAGKSVAALFSEKTDYSIRFTNLNPRNIYNTPDAYEAAAIETFLADKDTDEVWGYQTEGGDQVFRYVRAMDVSNDCTECHGQPAGELDATGYPKEGWSVGDVAGAVSVVVPADGAMTNMRDAIIGNMMFFLAVVAAMALLIYVVISRLITEPLTELRASFSRVAEPDARAAEGETTTPRVFGPADVDANESALAPGCLRGLPARDSLATTDRGVLYSSREIDDLIEQYHSMAQRLEELYGSLESQVAERTEQLSRANAELERQRRRVEEINAQLARDNQYKSDFLAIVSHELRTPLTSILAFAELLGESIGPGRPEARRQLEEIGKNGAILLEMVDNVLECARIQAGSETLNLELVDLNDLVGMVESAMAPVAAKKGVAFTTRVDFDVPLIMGDWEKLRRVLANLTSNAVKFTDAGGEVAVRVCCEADEDDARKVVMRVTDTGIGIPKEAQELIFERFRQENMSTVRRYGGSGLGLSLVKDLVAMMGGTVTVASEPGCGSTFTVELPVEEEDHD
- a CDS encoding DMSO/selenate family reductase complex A subunit yields the protein MGKTAQTFGKISRRSFLGLAGATGVGVALTGCAPAAKQEEPAADSLPATGGDPLDYDTVSWSACHVNCGSRCPLKAYVKDGQVVRIDIDSDGDDEFGPGKIYQMRSCVRGRTNRQRIYSPDRIQKPLKRVEGTKRGEGKYEEITWDEAINLIATTMKEIKEEYGNDAFYIQYGTGVLGGTVSKSWHPDQTMFARLMNLWGGYLRQYADYSTGQITWEMPLFNGDAWSNNEVTDLVNSKNIVLFGNNPANTRMSGSAMQYLLTQVRLQNPEATIVVVDPHLSDTAVGVANRWIPIRPGTDMALVAGMIQYLFSAGKLDEQLIRDKFVGFFSDSFADDVKAAEPTSTAFMGLDKSGALTIDEDMSYEAYLAGTGAYAGTGEKTPEWAAGITGVPADTIRELADLYMDGPTATIQGWGPQRHSNGGNNSRAIAMIAAITGNVGISGGGTGAREGVGGVPFATPTAIPCFPEKNTVGVCVSFFDWYQAIEDYTVMNDATWGIRAIDETGVTSYAEEPGTLKLRAPIKFIWNYGSNVMMGQHADINDSLRIYNLPDEKDSGVRMIVTVDPWMTPTAMASDIILPGTTPFEEDDLTTGGTAWTGFICCESKAIEPLFEAKPIYEICTLLADALGIKDEFTEGKTQLDWIEWCYNEGKAAGDDLPDTFEEFRAAGLIKQTDDHTPAIAAPEGPLATPSGKYEVFSKQAYNLSRQWDLTGGGYVPDDGRDQITGLPIWYENFEGFGDPLREEYPFQLIGHHTKTRTHSSYGNVPWMSSVAPQQCWINEGDAAALGINQDDAVIVSTERGRSQMTAKVTNRIMPGVVSVPQGAWYDPETRDGATIGDPSVLDLGGCISVLTSSRPTPISKGNGVHSNLCKIEKA
- a CDS encoding 4Fe-4S dicluster domain-containing protein → MEQYGFFVNTDICTGCKACMTSCFDRNNLEVPQKFRKVYEFGGGEWKADDAGAFTATAFTYYVSMTCGHCENPACVANCPTGAMQKDPETGIVNNDKEKCIGCMTCEKSCPYGHPVQLDDGLSHKCVLCSDENPEGVPDPTCAKACPVRALEFGTLAELRERHPEGVSALGELTDETGPAVVFAPHRDAAKGGVLRNPQEVGHEA
- a CDS encoding response regulator transcription factor, whose translation is MTKVMLVDDDASMQVLIEQIVRRGGYDFCCAGNGADGLEMLRAERPDFLILDVMLPDINGFEICEIVRGEGRKVPIMFLTAKGDIVDKSIGFKAGADDYLVKPFQPEELLLRLNAHLRRRERDRERQHEGRDRRPEAFSVGDLEIRFVKYEVRMRGEVVALSSREIELLELLASDPGAVFTRDQILEALWGSKEAADPNSITVMVRKIREKIEDDPSKPRYLVTIWRVGYKLAETI
- a CDS encoding helix-turn-helix transcriptional regulator, coding for MKLWNTAKNNDAGFTFGWALALHGLGLALFWCGCFLLWENWFYGGDVSHWASRVAEIASFCAIGLVATRVLLSEKKMALAAMAFQLGAFGLQSVGLAAPFGAVACGMCAGAATALFLCAAMIVFSRFRPRATQVCIIGAFIVSHGIAVAATWVAPDALAQVDSLALMVGSLLLFFTCLSCPELSVRESFAREERDLSKSEAGAGVPPIGEGAAQRTGEADSSHNRLRAVWFLMRPIVVPAMVFALLCGVATQLFVEGAASSSGLYVMADIAAVVALVILLGIAFFDIDLTVETSTLVVLPVFAGIMLAASLLSPDGIVDIGVCIRASFTVVQVLVWVYFAREGYESGSIFLAAFALSFGLLRGSVLIGRLLGTAASFLGASSLSNLLFALIALWLLYVTVMLFRGMMALRRSSSAASDRAVKETDSEGTSLSVPAACHAIANRYGLSSREERIMELFASGRTASYIGKELFISESTVRTYIRRIYQKMDSHSRQDLMDEIEIELNRSSCFESDYAS